From Periophthalmus magnuspinnatus isolate fPerMag1 chromosome 1, fPerMag1.2.pri, whole genome shotgun sequence:
ACTAGCTACAGTAGTTATAGTTGCAGTACCTGCAACCAGGGCTCATATTGACAAATCTGAGTgcatgtatcatagcaacaaaagagccaatcaggagtgagagTATTGAAGGTAACGGCCCATGCCActtgcaccgctggtttggcaaaGGTGGGTGCtcagcaatgctgtcaatcaaacctaaccTGCTAACGGTAGCGGGAATGACCTCAGGGAaatcatgttcatatcttgatttatggggaaaaatagtgaaataaaacactaggatcatgtacagcaggttaatacaaacattttaaggtcagaacgACGACCCTttcagcagcagttacagaggggcaatgttttttcaatagaaagtgaattggaaccacttaacgcccatgctcacttcctatatgTGACGTGGTTATCTGTGtccatctatatatacagtctatatttacagccttaataaaaaaaaaattcaattcacCATGTCTAAGACAAAGACAAATTCACCATGTCTATCTTTTAATTGTTTTACTGtatgataaagtgttaccaatatTTTCTGACTGAAGTGAAATAGGGTGGGCTGCCAATACACAGCCAATCCTAGTGTTTTTTACAGCTTTCTTCTGGGTTTGTGTTAGATAAAATACTTACAGATGCAAACACTGCACAATGGTTGGAATTGGTTACAAAGTGCCACTTTTACAATATCTTCCATTTTAAGAATGAAAACAGTATTTGACTACAACTAAGAATAAAGTTGTGTACCCCAGCTTCAAAGTCTCTATCATGAATTGTTCAGGCTTAACCCTGTCTCTAATCTATAGGACAAGTGGCATACAACTTTTAGCAGTTGATTTTGCACTCCAGCCTATATAATTTCTACTGAACAGTAAAATAAGTGATACAACTTTGTTCTCTGATACATGTGAATGTGGAGGAGCTCACCATGGAAAGGATGACCAGGGCAGGGAACACACCCATCACAGTGTAGCAGATCAGCTCCATCAGCTTGTACCTGACACAGACAAAAAcaggcaaacacacacacacacacacacacatacgtgtaatgtttatttattttactgtgtaATGTGTTTGAATGGTGCAAGGCGCAGCTCTGTGGTCGACAGGCACACGGGAACTTCCTGGTGCTATGCTCTGACTAATGGGCTGTATTTTAACACGTGTTTTATGTGCTCTAGTGTGAAAAGACAAATTACCCTCAGGCAATAAAGggtttcattcatttgtttagaGAAAACATGGCATATGAAAGCTcatttcaaaaatgtaaatatgccagactATAGCCTTAGGCTTTTAAGATGCTCTGTCAGCTCTGATACTCATAAAGTGGACATGCATAAATCACATAAAGTGGACATGCACAAACCATGTGAAATATGTAACTATAGTTCTATGAATCCCTACTGACTGCTCTGAATGTTCTCTCCTATGCCTGTTCCCACAGCCATAGAAGAAATACTATTTTTATGCAGAGCTACTACAGATACACGGAGACTTTACATATGCAAAGCTAACTTAAAGgttaactatgtaacttttctggtggatggtctgcCACCTCCAAtgtgttactgctttgctttgaatgtcACAAACTATGGTGGGCTTGCTACTCCATAGATTTAGActtggtgtcacctgcttgtttccatggagatagattccaggcaaagcaatagagaCCCTTCCCCAAGatagttacgtagtgcacctttactatgtaaaaataaatataaagtatataAGGACTCAACCATCTAAGTAATGCCTTACCTCTCGTGGAAGAAGAAGACATAGGTGGTGCCGAAGGAGGCCATGACCCAGACGAGCCAGCGCATGTGACAGGCCCAGGGCCCCAGCTCACGCAGGTTCAAcctgagacacacacatacagttaaATACAACAATCAATTCTCATGCTAAATGTCAAACGATATGTTTCACCACATTCTTTTAGATTGtattgactaaaatattaagacactgcagctgatgtcatcaactgggagtgtgaagctaactggaggcactgctcagtctgaagctctgttactgtTAAGTTAgaatttaatctgagctttacaTTAACACAATCACATGAGAAACACTGAcctagttggaactacaacaagtGATTTGCGTTGTTAAACAAGtcttttacactttacacataACATTAAtgtcagtcacaagctagctagcattagccaacagtttttcaggtagtcactctcaccttttcgTTGACAATCAAACACCTACACAGGACCATGACAACTCATGTTGGtcatgagttttcagactatcttaatagttttttgacagttttatgtGACCATGGTAACTGTTAGCACACTACTTTGGTATTTGAGAGGAAGGATTCAGGAACATTTCCATCATCCACTtgagagcagagaagagctgtTCTCACCAGGGGGCGTAGGAGGCTGCGATGAAGAAGTAGATAACCATCCTGTCACACATGTGGAAGCACtgctccacagacctgagcaccacaaacaacaacatgtcTCAGAACACCAGGGAGAGGCTGCACAAGGCTATGCAGCAATCTCCATTTTGGTACATACATAAAGacaataacatcacattaattaattaattgtatTCAGGAGGAGCTGTATGTAATCAAGTAAAATCTGTCTTgtccagatatattgtaaaatcagCTCTTAGGGTAGAAATGAAACcagtgtgtgctgtctgtatcaaaaAATATCAAGCGTTTTTATTgtctgtgaaccaggaagtgcactgttagtatgctagttgttgtaactGCATTACTGTGACTCTGTTCTGGCGTCTGAAAGGTGAGAGAAGTGCTTATAGacttgcagtgaataattacgtAAGTGAGGAAAAAGAACTTTGACTTTAAAATGAGGTAGTTCTGTCAAGGTAATTTGAGCTGCATAGGGGTATTTCTAAATCTTATAAAATTATAATGAGGTCATATAATGTTTTTggtaaagtagaactaaacactaaatccacttttttgctactaaactgtgtatatagtgttttaatagtattatctaCTGTCCAtagtcatttttggcaactttacaGCAAACTTGGtaaatatggaactttctgGTCAGAACGTCTAAAGTTTGTCCTGacttcagtggcctctgtaatttccagtagttggtgacatcacgcacCAActatttagtcctccaggtactgcccagtttagcagctctatttgaaatgtgcttgtgggtagagtttaggtgtttagtcccacttgaAAGAAATTGTCATTTGAAATGTTAGAATGTGACAGTGTCGTGTGTCATCGTTACCGGAGGTGGCTCTTCTTCCAGGACACAGTGTGGAACAGGGTGGAAATGATGAAGAGCGAGCTGAGGCCGGCCCCGTATAGCCAGGCAGACACGCGCTCCCATTGGCCCTCGGACAGGAAGTGAAGCACCAAGCTGCCCAGGAGACTTGGGATTATCCACAACtgatacacacagacaaacccGTGAAAAAGCATCAAACATTAATAAAGAAAGTAGATAAAAATAAGTAACATTCTCGTAAGACGTGTAATATTTTAGGAAGGGCTGCACCATATGAGAAAAAGATGCAATATTCTATAATTCTTCCCATTTGCTCCctttttgggttattttcaCAGAATTGGGTTGTTTTGCTTAACCCAAACACTGGGTCAATAGTTTGGGTCATAGTTGGGTCATTTCAAATATCACATTATAGCTGATATTTTCCACCTTCCACCCGGTCTCTCAAACAACCCAGCGAAATGGGTCAAACACAGACTCTTCAACTGCCATTACCCAACTCCTCTGATGCTctgttaatgttaatgctaaATAAATGTTTGACTTCTGGCTGCTAAGCAtctacatcatcatcatcattagtcTTTAATTGTTACTAACTACCTACTTACAGAAATTAACATTATGTTTTCATTATGGACCTGAATGTGCTTCGTTGCACTTCTGGTTAGAAGCTAAATGGCATTTCATTGTGCTGCCCTTGctctaaaaacacagtgttgACACTATGTAATGTTGTCAACATTCTAAAAAGTCTAAGTTACTGATGGTGAAGTTCTCGTACCGCATGAGTGGCGCAGTTGGCAGCATGCTCGTACTCTGTGGGCTGGTATCTCTTATGTGGAGGAACGCGGTTGTTCATAAACCTGTAACAAAATAGATTGCGCATGATTTATAAATTTGTAAGTTCAACAGTTGGATTTTGAGCCTTGAGAATCTATAGGTCATGagtaatttatatatatatatatatatatatatatatatatatatatatatatatatacagttaaaGTGTCTCAGCCCTAAGAGATTTTAGCTAttgattttacagttttagaACCATCTACAGATGAGGGGGAGAATGGCCTTGTTATGACTGATGTTTTTTCTAAGTATATACAGGCTCAGTTTTGCCATCTTGTTGTTAGCAGAGAGAAAAAAGCAAATGCTCTAACTAACAACTTGTTTGCATTAAagggcccagtaattacaaatgGGATTTACCTCATTCCTTACTTTGCCTTGTTTTTTATCAGTGCAATACAGCCATTAGGTGTACACTATAAGGAACCTTAATATGTCTTTAATGTAATTATAAACCCATAAATAGTATGTTTCCTGTATGATGAGATCTGGAGGCAGTACTGTGTTggttaagaagaagaagaaaagacatCCATGCCAGATTAATAGAATTATAATTTgaagtatttgatttgaagacTGCTGGCACCATGACCTTGCTCGGaataagagaaagaagaaggaaaGATGACTTGAAGAGGGAGGTATTATGCTATAATATATCTCTCTGGAGACAACTAgataccatatattcactgtccctcctttgTACCCTACATTCATTGTTGCTGAGACAAGATGGCGCCAGTTCTGCTTAAATTGTTGCTTGCTGTGGCATTGCTTTATATTTTGTGCCGATATATCTCTGATTGCCAGGCACTTATTGATCTAAAGCGATCTCGTAAACGGTTTCGTCATCACAATTTTGAGGATCAAGCATCCAGATTTCCTCCTTACTTGGCATCAGTCCCTGCCTACCTGCTGtgctctcctgtctcctcacaGAGGAAGTGGTCCAAAAAGTACAGAAAACGCTGTGGCCTTTCAATGAGAGTAAAGGCTTTGGACTATCAATTCTGGAGTGATAGTAGTTAGCAAAGTTCTATGGGgggtcctgaagatgtgactctcTGCTTGGGCCTTTTGATTGCTAAATCGCTAGCTAATAAACATTTCTCCTGACTGATCTCTTCACTTCGCGGAAATTGAATTTTATGTTGCTCACAGAGACATGACTCCAAGTCAATAAGTGCACACAATAAACTTTATGACTTCCTCTTAGTTTCAGATGCATTGAACGTGCCAGAAAACAATGAATAGAGATGACTGACAAAACACCAGACCGGATGGTCTGCTCTCTCATTTCACTGACACTTGCacagaggttttagatgcagTGGCTCCATTAAGACGAAAGTGCACAAAGCCCATAGCACAGCCTTGGCTTAATGAGACTATGCATGAGGTCAGGCGCACATGTAGATGTACTGAgaggaaatggaaaaaagaGTTTAAAGGTTTCCCTGCAAACATCCAGAGACAGTCTTGTTGAATATCAGAAGGTACTTAAAGCTgccaaatgtagttttataaaaaaaaaaaaatgcacacatttgTAAAGTTGTGTCTgcattattgtaattctttgtatgtgAGGCTGAACCATGGCTCCGTGCAGCACTTACAGCATGTACAGAACGCTGCAGCTCTTCTGCTGACAAAAACTAAGAGATGAGAGCACATCATGCCTGTGCTGTAcaacctgcactggctccctattTCATATCAAGTGCaatggtaacactttaaaatacggtccgggacttaccagtacttacggtggtagttagtagatacttgactggtagttacggtggtacttacagtggtagtttgtggtacttacagtggtacttacagtggtacttacagtggtacttacagtggtacttacagtggtacttacagtggtacttatagtggtaccagaagtgatacttagactaataactactggtactagtactggtacttactgcaaaatcatatgaagtgaatggtattaaagaatatggtgttattaggcatatgaatcattgatttcattatacgttcatagaaaatacacaagacaaaaacactgtgaaaacacaaacactttattatgacaaatttcacattaatacgacaatcagatttaaaagaaatttccaataatgacaataacaaataaatgacacgttttaaatgaacatgacagtgatacatactgtaaaatatcaatactttaactgctattttaaagcgagacattatggtacttgcactattaattactggtacttactgtagtttatactggtaattactagtactttccgtggtacttactgctgtatgtactggtaattaccatagtaactattatggtaattaccagtacatacagcagtaagtaccacggaaagtactagtaattaccagtataaatagtattactagtactttccgtggtacttactgctgtatgtactggtaattaccatagtaactattatggtaattaccagtacatacagcagtaagtaccacggaaagtactagtaatactatttatactggtaattactagtactttccgtggtacttactgctgtatttactggtaattacca
This genomic window contains:
- the LOC117374505 gene encoding monocyte to macrophage differentiation factor 2-like, which gives rise to MRNLFCYRFMNNRVPPHKRYQPTEYEHAANCATHALWIIPSLLGSLVLHFLSEGQWERVSAWLYGAGLSSLFIISTLFHTVSWKKSHLRSVEQCFHMCDRMVIYFFIAASYAPWLNLRELGPWACHMRWLVWVMASFGTTYVFFFHERYKLMELICYTVMGVFPALVILSMPEQSGLYELLMGGTCYCLGMVFFKSDGIVPFAHAIWHLFVAMGAAVHYYAIWKYLYAPPANQVQTSR